From the genome of Winogradskyella forsetii, one region includes:
- a CDS encoding T9SS type B sorting domain-containing protein, with protein MRQLLTLLILFVFSNLLLGQADTPLTLRTQFNGKYGYTIVGNTLNEFNNRQNPAPPCQMLTQSSATLTLSPDQNIVAAYLYWGGIGDGTTNPIVKLNGINYQASETWVGNSVDVVELSYFNSFTDVTTQVQTTANGDYLFSDLDLNSIITPYCGSRIYNGGWHIVVIYEQMTLPNVQLNIYDGIFMINAFFSIGIDPIIIDNLNVIDTQNAELTYVTLNGYPTTPFEDSVFFNGNILSNDLNPANDSFNSTNGFTGSTSNWNQDIDTFDISSFIAVGDTEASFSVNANWLHFMQTLVTSIQSELPDATAQLIQVSGQEICNDRNLLVDYTIQNVNSNAMLPANVPVSFYANNTLIQTVNTLTPIAIDGVLNLQTTLDIPISIPDVFTLTVIVDNNGPDTSNFSESNENNNEDSLTITLQNDSDIIPIFTIPNTYCENSSVPNLPVISDNNISGNWSPNNIDNQSNGIYVFTPDSDQCALPLTLEVTVLPNNSPIFSFQTTFCEGESVPNLPSTSDNGISGSWSSVSINNQVSDTYFFTPDSGDCALPVSVDITILPNINPSFSIPISICQGETPPSLPLVSDNGISGSWSPNSINNQSNGTYVFTPDSDQCALLLTLQLTVLANDLPMFSFQTTFCEGESVPNLPSTSDNGISGSWSSVSINNQVSDTYFFTPDAGDCALPVSVDITILPNIDPSFSIPISICQGETPPSLPLVSDNGISGSWSPNSINNQSNGTYVFTPDSDQCALLLILQLTVLANDIPMFSFQTTFCEGEPVPNLPSTSNNGISGSWSPSNINNQTSASYTFTPSSSECSAPLTLNIEIQPKITSAIDLYICKSENGSIYLPTTLNTDLITNDFSFEWFLDNQPLPNTLSELAVINPGEYTAIATPYTEGCTQEFNFSVTVLEPLSITYEVGEDFNANQSLMIETTGGSGSYVYSFNGLPFQNSPEYVSLNANEVLVKIKDSNACYEISELISLWQYPKFFTPNDDGKNDFWGIETQQPITIEIFNRYGKLITKLKNTEQWDGTLNSRKLPTSDYWFIVYYEENKVFKSHFTLKN; from the coding sequence ATGAGACAACTATTGACATTATTAATACTCTTCGTTTTTAGTAATTTATTATTAGGGCAAGCTGACACTCCGCTAACATTACGAACCCAATTTAATGGCAAATATGGCTACACTATTGTAGGAAACACGCTTAACGAATTTAACAATAGACAAAATCCTGCACCTCCTTGCCAAATGCTTACACAATCGAGTGCAACATTAACTTTATCACCTGATCAAAATATTGTTGCAGCCTATCTTTATTGGGGAGGCATTGGAGATGGTACTACAAATCCTATAGTAAAATTAAATGGTATAAATTACCAAGCTAGTGAAACTTGGGTTGGTAATTCAGTTGACGTTGTTGAACTCTCTTATTTTAATTCCTTTACTGATGTTACAACACAAGTACAAACGACAGCGAATGGGGACTATTTATTTTCAGATCTTGATTTAAATTCAATTATCACGCCTTACTGTGGGTCTCGTATTTATAATGGTGGATGGCACATTGTTGTGATTTATGAACAAATGACTTTACCGAATGTGCAATTAAATATCTATGATGGTATTTTTATGATTAACGCTTTTTTTAGTATTGGCATAGACCCTATCATTATAGATAACTTAAATGTTATTGATACTCAAAATGCAGAACTTACCTATGTTACACTTAATGGTTACCCTACTACCCCATTTGAAGACTCGGTATTTTTTAACGGAAATATATTAAGTAATGATTTAAACCCTGCAAACGATTCTTTTAATAGTACCAATGGATTTACAGGTAGCACCTCTAATTGGAATCAAGATATTGACACTTTCGATATTTCATCTTTTATTGCCGTTGGAGATACGGAAGCGAGTTTTTCAGTAAATGCAAACTGGCTTCATTTCATGCAAACCCTTGTCACTTCTATTCAATCAGAATTACCTGATGCCACAGCTCAACTCATCCAAGTTTCTGGACAAGAGATTTGTAATGATAGAAATTTATTAGTTGATTATACAATTCAAAATGTAAATAGCAATGCCATGTTACCGGCAAATGTGCCAGTATCATTTTATGCCAACAACACACTAATACAAACGGTAAATACCTTAACTCCTATTGCCATTGACGGAGTTTTAAATTTACAAACCACTTTGGACATTCCTATAAGCATACCTGACGTATTTACATTGACCGTTATAGTAGATAATAATGGTCCAGATACCTCTAATTTTTCTGAAAGCAATGAGAATAACAATGAAGACTCGCTGACTATAACGTTGCAAAATGATAGTGATATTATACCAATATTTACAATTCCAAATACGTATTGCGAAAATTCATCTGTTCCTAATCTACCTGTAATATCTGATAATAATATATCTGGAAATTGGTCACCAAATAATATTGACAACCAATCTAATGGCATCTATGTGTTCACTCCAGATTCTGATCAATGCGCATTACCCTTAACGTTAGAGGTTACAGTCTTACCAAATAACTCACCTATATTTTCATTTCAAACTACGTTTTGTGAAGGAGAATCCGTTCCTAATTTACCAAGTACTTCCGATAATGGAATTTCTGGCAGTTGGTCTTCAGTTTCTATAAATAATCAAGTTAGCGATACTTATTTTTTTACACCTGATTCAGGTGACTGTGCATTGCCAGTTTCTGTGGACATTACTATTTTGCCTAATATTAATCCTTCATTTTCAATACCTATTTCAATTTGCCAAGGTGAAACTCCTCCTAGCTTACCCCTAGTTTCAGATAATGGTATATCTGGTTCTTGGTCTCCAAATAGTATAAATAATCAATCTAATGGCACCTATGTGTTCACTCCAGATTCTGATCAATGCGCGTTACTATTAACATTACAGCTTACGGTTCTCGCCAATGACTTACCCATGTTTTCATTTCAAACCACCTTTTGCGAAGGAGAATCCGTTCCTAATTTACCAAGTACTTCCGACAATGGAATTTCTGGTAGTTGGTCTTCAGTTTCTATAAATAATCAAGTTAGTGACACTTATTTTTTTACACCTGATGCAGGTGACTGTGCATTGCCAGTTTCTGTGGACATTACTATTTTGCCTAATATTGATCCTTCATTTTCAATACCTATTTCAATTTGCCAAGGTGAAACTCCTCCTAGCTTACCCCTAGTTTCAGATAATGGTATATCCGGTTCTTGGTCTCCAAATAGTATAAATAACCAATCTAATGGCACCTATGTGTTCACTCCAGATTCTGATCAATGCGCGTTACTATTAATATTACAGCTTACGGTGCTCGCAAATGACATACCCATGTTTTCATTTCAAACTACGTTTTGTGAAGGAGAACCCGTTCCTAATTTACCAAGTACTTCCAACAATGGAATTTCTGGTAGTTGGTCACCTAGTAATATTAATAACCAAACCAGTGCGTCCTATACGTTCACTCCAAGCTCTAGTGAGTGCTCTGCTCCACTGACACTTAACATAGAGATTCAACCTAAAATAACAAGTGCTATAGATTTATATATTTGCAAATCGGAAAATGGTAGTATTTACCTACCCACTACTCTAAATACAGATTTAATTACTAATGATTTTTCATTTGAATGGTTTTTAGACAATCAACCTCTACCTAATACCTTATCAGAACTAGCGGTAATTAATCCTGGCGAGTACACTGCAATTGCGACACCATATACTGAAGGTTGTACGCAAGAATTCAATTTTTCAGTTACAGTATTAGAACCGCTTTCAATTACCTATGAAGTCGGAGAAGATTTTAATGCAAACCAAAGTTTGATGATAGAAACTACAGGAGGTAGTGGCTCTTATGTTTACAGTTTTAATGGATTACCTTTTCAAAACAGCCCAGAATATGTGTCCTTAAATGCTAATGAAGTCCTCGTTAAGATAAAGGATAGTAATGCTTGTTATGAAATTTCAGAATTAATATCGCTATGGCAATATCCCAAATTTTTCACACCTAACGATGATGGCAAAAATGATTTTTGGGGAATTGAAACGCAGCAACCTATAACCATTGAAATCTTTAACCGCTATGGAAAGCTAATTACGAAACTAAAGAATACAGAGCAATGGGATGGTACTTTAAATTCACGTAAACTACCAACAAGCGATTATTGGTTTATAGTTTACTATGAAGAAAACAAAGTATTCAAATCTCATTTTACCCTAAAAAATTAG